In the genome of Euleptes europaea isolate rEulEur1 chromosome 7, rEulEur1.hap1, whole genome shotgun sequence, one region contains:
- the SRP9 gene encoding signal recognition particle 9 kDa protein, translating into MPHYQTWEEFSRAAEKLYLSDPMKVRVVLKYRHCDGNLCIKVTDDAVCLLYRTDQAQDVKKIEKFHSQLMRLMVARESRSVAMDTD; encoded by the exons ATGCCGCATTATCAGACCTGGGAGGAGTTCAGTCGCGCAGCTGAGAAGCTCTACTTGTCTGACCCTATGAAG GTGCGTGTGGTACTCAAATACCGGCACTGTGATGGAAATCTTTGCATCAAAGTAACTGATGATGCAGTT TGTCTTCTCTATAGGACAGACCAGGCTCAAGATGTAAAGAAGATTGAGAAATTCCACAGTCAACTAATGCGACTCATGGTAGCCAGAGAATCCCGCAGTGTTGCCATGGATACGGACTGA